The sequence CCTTCTTGAGGGGGAGTCGCGCCATGAGCCGCAGCTCACCCGAGAGCGCCTCGCGGTGCGAGTTGGCCTCCTCGAGCGCGACGATGGGCATGAGCATGAAGCCGTACAGGTTGTCGTGGTCGGACTGGAGCGCCCACGTGCCTCGCAGTGCCACCAGCACCACGAAGACCACCGACACCGGGATGAGTACGGCGATGAGGGCCAGCTTCCAGAACAGCTTGAGACGACGGACCATGAGTGAGTCCCCCCGGGCGGGACAGGGCCGTCCCGGAGAAGGAGGCCGGAGTATAGAAATTCTGTACCCCCTACAGACAGTCCCTCGTGTGGGGAAAGCGTCAATGGGCAGGGCGGCCAGGCGTTCCCAGGAGGGGACAGCCCCCTCCCCCTCTCCCGGCGCGCGGTGGACAGTGCGAGAGTGAGGGCTCGCATGCGTCTCGTTCTTGCCGTCCTGCTTGCCTCCTTGCCGGCCTTCGCGGCTGAGCCCTGGGATGCGCCGCCGTTCACGGCGGATCCGTCCGCTCTTGCTGGAGCCGCCGCGGCGCTCCCCACCCCTCCGGGGGCCGAAGTCGAAGTGCTGCTGGAAGAGGGCACCTTCTCCTATGACGCGAAGGGCCGGGAGACCTCCACCTCACGGCTCGTCTACCGCGTGGTGACACAGGAGGGGGCCAAGAACTGGGCGACCATCGGGGTGGGGTATGCCCCGTGGCACGAGGAGCGCCCCGAGGTGCGCGCCCGCGTCATCACCCCGGATGGGAAGGCGCATGAGCTGGATCCCTCCACGCTGGCGGACACCAGCCCGGCGGACCGGGAGCCGGAGACGCTGTCGGATCAACGGCTGCTGCGCGGCCCGCTGCCGGCCATCGTGCCGGGAGCGGTGGTGGAGCAGCTGATCACCACGCGCGAGACGGAGAGCGTGTTCGCCAGTGGGGTGGCGCGGCGCTTCTTCCTCGGCAAGGAGGTGCCGGTGCGGCGGGTGCGGCTGACGCTGGATGCGCCCCAGGGCCAGCCGCTGAACTTCGTGACGCGGGGCCTGCGCACCAAGCCTCGGAGGGTGGAGGCGAACGGACGCACCCGGCTCGTCTTCGAGCAAGGCCCGCTGGAGCCCTTGGCCATGCCCGAGCCGTTCCTGCCCGCGGACGCGGTGACGTGGCCGCACATCGCCTTCTCGACGGGCCGGGCCTGGAATGACCTGGCGCGCCGCTACCACGAGACGGTGGAGGCGCAGCTGGCCGGGGCGAACCTGGAGCGCACCGCGCAGGAGATTCTGGGTGAGGAGAAGCGCCGGGAGGTGGTGGCGGCGAAGCTGACGAAGTGGATCCACTCGCAGGTGCGCTACACGAGCCTCCAGTTTGGCGAGGCCGCCGTGGTGCCGCGCCAGCCCGCCGAGGTGCTCGTGCGGCGCTATGGCGATTGCAAGGACCTGTCCACGCTGCTGGTGGGGCTGCTGCGGGCGTCGGGGGTACCGGCCTCGGTGGCGCTGCTGCGCACGGGGCTGGAGGACGTGCAGGAGTCACTGCCCGGCTTTGGGCTCTTTGATCACGCCATCGTCTATATACCGGGGACTCCGGCGCTGTGGATCGACGCGACGGACGCCTTTAGCCCGCCGGGGGTGCTGCCTGCGATGGTGCAGGGGCGGCTGGCGCTGTTGGCGCACCCGGACACGAAGAGCCTGGTGCGCACGCCCGAGCTGCCGGCCTCGGCCAACCTGACTACCACGACGCGCGAGGTGTTCCTGTCCGAGCGCGGCCCCTCGCGCATCACCGAGGTGAAGGAGTCCATGGGCACGGTGGCCTCCGCGTACCGCGAGCACTTCGCGCTCACCGAGTCCGCCCGGGTGCGCGAGGGCTACGTGGACTATGTGAAGAGCGCCTTCTCGGCCTCGGACGTGAAGAAGCTGAACCCGGTGGAGCTGGAGTCCCTGGAGAAGCCGTTCCGCGTGGAGCTGGAGGTGGAGGAGGCCAGCCGAGGCTACACGGACGACAAGGAGGCGGCGGTGGGGCTCGGCGGGGCGTACCTGCTGGGGCGACTGCCGGACTACCTGCTGGAGGAGACCTCGGACGAGCAGCCGAGGGGCAAGCGCCGGGGGGAGCTGGTGCTGCTGGAGCCGTACGTGGCCGAGCTGCGCTACCGGGTGGCGTCTCCGGCGGGCTACACGCCGAAGCCGCTGCCGAAGAACTTCACGCGCAAGATGGGGCCGGCGACGTACTCGGGCGAGTACGCGCTGATGGGGCGCGAGGTGAACGTCACCTTCCGCTTCGACACGGGCAAGCGCCGCTGGTCCGCGGCCGAGGTGGAGGCCTTCCGCACGTCGTTCGATGCGATGAGCCAGGAGGAGGAGTCACTGCTCGGGTTCGAGCATGACGGGGCCTCGCTGCTGGCCGAGGGCCACGTGCCCGAGGCGCTCGAGGTGTACCGCCGCATGGTGGAGCTGCACCCGAAGGAGGCGCTGCACCGAGGGCAGCTGGCGCTCGCGCTGCTGGAGGCGGGCGCGGGCGAGGAGGCGCGCACCGAGGCCCGCCGGGGCACCGAGGTGGAGCCGTCCTCGGCGCTGGGCTGGCGCACGCTGGGGTGGGTGCTGCAGCACGACACGCTGGGGCGCCGCTTCAAGCCGGGCTTCGACCACGCGGGGGCGGTGGCGGCCTACCGGAAGGCGCGGACGCTGGATCCGACGGACTTCGAGACGCGCGGCGACCTGGGCATCCTGCTGGAGTACGGGCCTCAGGGGGATCGCTATGGCGAGGACTCACGCCTGGAAGACGCGGTGGCCGAGTACCTGGCGCTGCGGCAGGACCTGAACCGGAAGGACATGGACGACCACCTGCTGCTCGACCTGTTCCTGCTGGAGGAGTACGCGGAGCTGCTGAAGCGAGCCAGCGGGATGGAGCCTTCGCCGCTGCGCAACAGCGTGCGGCTGAGCGCGTCGGCGATGGTGGACGGGGCGGCGGTGGCGGTGAAGAACGCGGCGAAGTGGGTGCCAACCATGGATGCGCGGCGAGAGGCGCTGGAGGATGCGGCGAACCGGCTGATGCGCCTGCGCCGCTACCCGGAGGCGCACGCGCTGCTGACCGAGGCTGCCAAGGGAGCGCCGGACGCGGTGGAGAAGCAGCGGCGGCTGATTCCACTGGCGAAGGCAGTGCGCTTCGAGCCCAAGTCATTGAAGGGGGATGATCCGCGCTCGGTGGTGCAGCGGCTCTTCCTGGCGATGCTGGACGACGAGGGCGGCCAGGCCCAGGTGGAGAGGCTCCTGCACAAGCCATCGCTGGCAGCGGAGCCGGAGCTGGCGGATGAGGTGATGCGGACGGTGCGGGTGCTGCTGAACCGAGGGGTGCTGGCGGAGGTGCCGCAGGCGAGCGCGGTGGACATGGCGCTGTCGCTGATGGAGCTGCGAGTGGAGGGGGATGCGAAGCGGGGCTTCCGCGTCCAGTCGCGCCTGCCGTTCGAGACCTCCAGCGGGAGCGGCACGGAGAACTGGTTCATCGTGCGAGCGGGCACGGAGCTGCGGCTGTTGGGGACGGGGTACGACTACGGAGTGCTCGGGCAGGAGGCGATGCGGCGGGTGGAGGCGGGGGACCTGGAGGGAGCGCGCCAGTGGCTGGACTGGGCGCGGGACTCGATGCCTTCGACGCTGACGGAGCAACAGGCAGGGGCCAACTTCCTGCGGCTGTGGAAGAAGGAAGCAACGGCGGGGAAGGAAGAGCTGCGGGTGGCGGCGGCAAGCCTGATGGCGTTCGGCAAACAGGCGGTGCGAGCGATTCCGTACCTGAGCCTGGCGCGAGAGCGAGCGGCGACGGACACAGAGCGGCGCGGGTTCGATCGGGACTTGCTGGCGGCGTACTACCACCTGAAGCGGCTGCCCGAGATGCTGGAGACGGCGGACCGGCTGCTGGAGGTGGCACCGGTGGATGAGTCCGCGTACTACCAGGCGACGTACGCGCTGCGGCAACTGGACCGGCCGGACGAGCTGACGAAGCGGGCGGAGGCGCGGCTGAAGCTGCTGCCAGACGACGACAAGGCGCTGGAGACGCTGGCGAGCGTAGCAACGATGCGAGGCGAGCTGGCGAAGGCGCAGGAGTACCGGAGGCGCATCGTCGAGGCGGGCAAGGCAACAGCGCACACGTACAACGAGCTGGCGTGGAACACGCTGTTCTTGGGGAAAGTGGACGAAGGAGCGGTGGAGGACGCGCTGAAGGCGAACACGCTCACGAGCTACGGGAACGCGTCCTACGTGCACACGCTGGCAACCATCTACGCGGAGCTGGGCAAAGGACAGGAGGCGCGGCAGCTGCTGCTCAAGTCGCTGGAGTTGCAGGGAGCAAGCGCACTGCAGGCCTACGATTGGTACGTGGTGGGGCGAATTGCGGAGACCAACGGACTGCTGGAGGAGGCCCGAGCGGCCTACCAGCGAGCGAAGAGCCCCAAACCGGATATCAACAGCGTGGACGCGCTAGCGAACTCACGGCTCAAGGTGCTGGAGAAGGGCCCAAGGACGGTGGCGAAGCCCACGCCGTAACGTCAGCGCCCTCAAGGCTTCGAGGCCTTGGGACGCCCAAAGCGCCTAGTCGCCTACCGGGCGGCGGGCCCGGAAACAGGAGCAGGCTCGAAGATCTCCGAGACGGACTCAGCAATCGCAGCCCTGCGCACCCAGACCTTGAGCTGTGAGAGTTCCGAACAAGCCATGATGCGCTGGCGCGCAGTCTCATCCACCGTGAGCCCCCGGGCATCGAGCACCTCCAAGAGGGCTGCCTGCTCGCCTTGATGGAGCCCCTTCTCAAGCCCTTCTTTCAAGCCCTCTTGCAAGCCCTCCTTGCGTCCCTGGGCGACATACCTGCGGGCGAACTCGCTCTGGTACTCGTACTTTCCTTGTTGCATCAGTGCCTCCAGGGCGTTTCGAACCGCCTCGCTGAGCGAGGACACGATCAAGTCAACGTAGAGGGTGCTGCGCTCTTCATCAAGGCCCCGCACCACTTCAATCACGGTCTGGGCAATCGACACTCCCACCTCCTCATGCCCATGTGCCATGGCGGACAACACTGCTAGCTCCGGATCCTTCTGAGCGGCCTGTTTGTCTTGAATGACCGGGATGGCGTTGGGCCCTATGACGAGGGGCCGGAGCACGAAATCCGGATGGCCCATCTCGATGGGCTCTGCGCACCAACGAGCCACGGAAGCATCTGGAGCGACGACGAAGAGCGCCGCGGGACATTTCTCACGCGAGCGCACGCTGGCGAGATACAGCGGCCACGTCTTCCGCTTGCCCTCGTCACGTGACAACTGCACCTCCACCACGATGGCGAAGATGGGCTTGTCGTCCAGCAGGAGTACCACCAAGTCTGCTCGATACGCAGTGGGTACGACCTCGGTGAGCTCCGCAGACTGCACCCGCGCCTGAGTCCAGACCGGAAGGTGGAGACCGAGCGCATCACGCAGCAACTCAGGCGCCAGTTCTGGGCGATTGCGGAACAGGAGCAGGAGACCTTCGTGCTGCATCGAAACCATGGCGCAGCAAGCTACCTGCTGGGTCTGACAGATCCTGACCTACTAGGTTCTGCGACTCACGCTCTACTCACGAGACCATAACCTTGGAGCAAGCACGGTGAGCCCCAACATCGTTGCAAGTAGAGCCCCCCACAGTCCCACGGTAGCGATGGCCCTCTGGCGTCGGTTCGTCTGAAGGCAAGGGCCCACCCCCTGCCTGTTACCAGCGCTCAGCAATAGGGAGTAAGTGCCAACGACCGAGCAGTGGTCCGATGCCGCCCAGGCCACAGATGTCATCTGTGGGGCCTAAGCCCTTACCCGTCAGCCCGCCTCCGGTAACAGACGACTCCCCATGCGGTCTGACGGGCTGACTAGACTTCCTGCCCTCTATGGTGGGTGGGACCCCGATCACTCAGAGCGAATAGGGCCAATTGTCGTTTTCCAATAAATACGGTCACTTAGCCTTTAAATAAAATGGCTGGCAGCCACTTTTCCTACTTGCAGTATGGGGGAGCAGGCGGTAGATCCCCCAACTGTCCGCAGCACCTGCGGCCGAGTTCTTTGACAACTACATCCGCATAGCTCAACCAAGCGAGTCAGTGGTCCGTTGTACCCAGTCCGGACTCAAAGTCCGGGCACTGATCGCGGTCCCGAGAGTAACGGGATCGTTGTGGGCGAGAAGTCAGCGCCCACATACCTCGAAGCATGCGCATCCTGGTCCTGTGGTCTGGCAAGGTGTGCACTGCGACGGAGCAAGGGCAGCAATGCTCCGTCGGGGCAGCAGGCAAGGCAGAGTGGTTCCAGTTTCCCCTCACATCGAGACAAGCGCGGCTGGGCAGCACGTGCGAGTTAGGTGGCAAATTCAAACCCGCCACCCTCGACGTGTGAGGAGAAGCAAAATGCGGAAAAACAAGTTGAAGAAGAAACTCGCCTCCATCCACAACTTCCTGCGAGCGGAGGTGGAGGCAGGGGAACTGGAATTGGGCTTCATGCAGGAGGTCGAGCGAAGCTTGGTCGAGTTGAGCCTCGCGGTTGAGGCCGACGACTATCAGATGGTGAAAGTCGCCATCAATGAGGCCGCCAAGAAGTTTCGGCGGTGATCCGGCGAAGCGGAAGTAATGACCGAGAGCCCTAACACACTGTCGTTTGTCTTGATGGGCCAACCGTGAACGTTGGCCCATCAAGACAGACTGATAGTGGGCACACGATGAACTATGGCAGGGCATTGAAGAAGCTGCGAGAGAAACGCAATCTCAAGCAGAAAGAACTGGCTGAAAAGGCTGCCTTAGACGCTAGTTACGTCTCTCAGATTGAGAATGGGAAACGCGTGCCAAGCACTGCCGCTGTTGAGGCCATTGCCAAAGCACTCGATGTTCCACTCTATCTACTCATGCTGTTCGCATCTGACGCGGAAGATCTGCGAGGCATTTCGGAAGAGCAGGCTCGCCGCCTCGAAAATCAGTTCCTAGACCTGGTCATGAAGGCTGAGCAAGGTGATTGAGTGAGCGAGGCAACGGCACGAACCTTTTACTCCAAGGCTGGGCTTGGCTTTCACTTGAAGCGTGATTGGTCCACCCTGGAGTCATTAGCAGAACATGCTGGGGCCCACTACCGCTCTTTCGATGAATGGATGGGCAACAAGTGGCGGCATTTTGATGTGCCCAGTAAGCGACTCGCAGATGTTCAGAGGGAGATCGCTCGTTTCCTCAAGGCCAGAGTAAAATTTCCTGACACCATGCTCGGTGGCCTCAAAGGCGGGTCTCCCAAGAAAAATGCGGAGGCCCATCGTGGGCAGGGACTTGTGTTCAAACTAGACATCCGGGATTGCTTTCCTAGCATCGGCCACCGAAGGGTCTTCCGGATGTTCCGTGAGCAATTGAAATTCTCTGATCCGATTTCAAATCTGCTCACAAAACTAACAACCTTCCAGAATCGGCTTCCTCAGGGTTCTCCAGCCAGTTCTGTTATCGCCAATCTCGTCTTGATGGAACTCCACGAGTCCATCCAGTTGGAATGTGAAGCACTAGGACTGAAATGTACTTTTTTTGTTGATGACATCACCCTCTCTGGAGAACGCGTTCGAGAGGTCATTGCACCGGTCGTGAGGTTGGTGCAGCGCCATGGCTTCTCGATGCGCCCATGCAAAGTCCGCCTACTAGCCGCTCACCGAGAAAAGCTTTCTGTCACTGGTGTTTTAGTGAATAGGAGGCGATTGTCAGTTGGACGGACGCGCAAGAACAAGCTCCGAGCGAGAATCCATCAACTCTCACGAGGCGAACGCGTAACCGATTCGGATTTACGCTCTATCCAATCCTCGGTTGTACAGGTAAAACACATCTCAAACCACCAAGGTGAGACGCTAGAGAGGCTTGTGCAGGAAAAGCTACCGAAGCGCGGTGTCCAGACGCCTAAGGAGCGCGCGAAGAAGATTCGGCGAGTTTGCAAATGTACGCACAAGCACCGTCATAAGCGGAATGAGGAATCAGTAACTGCTACTCATCAGCCGGCAAGCAGCGTGGCCGCCGGTCTTCCACGCCAACACTTCGTTCATACTCTAGAAGCTGGCCTCAGATAACGCGCAGCCCTTGAAGAGTGAACGCAGC is a genomic window of Hyalangium minutum containing:
- a CDS encoding DUF3857 domain-containing transglutaminase family protein, translated to MRLVLAVLLASLPAFAAEPWDAPPFTADPSALAGAAAALPTPPGAEVEVLLEEGTFSYDAKGRETSTSRLVYRVVTQEGAKNWATIGVGYAPWHEERPEVRARVITPDGKAHELDPSTLADTSPADREPETLSDQRLLRGPLPAIVPGAVVEQLITTRETESVFASGVARRFFLGKEVPVRRVRLTLDAPQGQPLNFVTRGLRTKPRRVEANGRTRLVFEQGPLEPLAMPEPFLPADAVTWPHIAFSTGRAWNDLARRYHETVEAQLAGANLERTAQEILGEEKRREVVAAKLTKWIHSQVRYTSLQFGEAAVVPRQPAEVLVRRYGDCKDLSTLLVGLLRASGVPASVALLRTGLEDVQESLPGFGLFDHAIVYIPGTPALWIDATDAFSPPGVLPAMVQGRLALLAHPDTKSLVRTPELPASANLTTTTREVFLSERGPSRITEVKESMGTVASAYREHFALTESARVREGYVDYVKSAFSASDVKKLNPVELESLEKPFRVELEVEEASRGYTDDKEAAVGLGGAYLLGRLPDYLLEETSDEQPRGKRRGELVLLEPYVAELRYRVASPAGYTPKPLPKNFTRKMGPATYSGEYALMGREVNVTFRFDTGKRRWSAAEVEAFRTSFDAMSQEEESLLGFEHDGASLLAEGHVPEALEVYRRMVELHPKEALHRGQLALALLEAGAGEEARTEARRGTEVEPSSALGWRTLGWVLQHDTLGRRFKPGFDHAGAVAAYRKARTLDPTDFETRGDLGILLEYGPQGDRYGEDSRLEDAVAEYLALRQDLNRKDMDDHLLLDLFLLEEYAELLKRASGMEPSPLRNSVRLSASAMVDGAAVAVKNAAKWVPTMDARREALEDAANRLMRLRRYPEAHALLTEAAKGAPDAVEKQRRLIPLAKAVRFEPKSLKGDDPRSVVQRLFLAMLDDEGGQAQVERLLHKPSLAAEPELADEVMRTVRVLLNRGVLAEVPQASAVDMALSLMELRVEGDAKRGFRVQSRLPFETSSGSGTENWFIVRAGTELRLLGTGYDYGVLGQEAMRRVEAGDLEGARQWLDWARDSMPSTLTEQQAGANFLRLWKKEATAGKEELRVAAASLMAFGKQAVRAIPYLSLARERAATDTERRGFDRDLLAAYYHLKRLPEMLETADRLLEVAPVDESAYYQATYALRQLDRPDELTKRAEARLKLLPDDDKALETLASVATMRGELAKAQEYRRRIVEAGKATAHTYNELAWNTLFLGKVDEGAVEDALKANTLTSYGNASYVHTLATIYAELGKGQEARQLLLKSLELQGASALQAYDWYVVGRIAETNGLLEEARAAYQRAKSPKPDINSVDALANSRLKVLEKGPRTVAKPTP
- a CDS encoding helix-turn-helix domain-containing protein, giving the protein MNYGRALKKLREKRNLKQKELAEKAALDASYVSQIENGKRVPSTAAVEAIAKALDVPLYLLMLFASDAEDLRGISEEQARRLENQFLDLVMKAEQGD
- a CDS encoding reverse transcriptase family protein gives rise to the protein MSEATARTFYSKAGLGFHLKRDWSTLESLAEHAGAHYRSFDEWMGNKWRHFDVPSKRLADVQREIARFLKARVKFPDTMLGGLKGGSPKKNAEAHRGQGLVFKLDIRDCFPSIGHRRVFRMFREQLKFSDPISNLLTKLTTFQNRLPQGSPASSVIANLVLMELHESIQLECEALGLKCTFFVDDITLSGERVREVIAPVVRLVQRHGFSMRPCKVRLLAAHREKLSVTGVLVNRRRLSVGRTRKNKLRARIHQLSRGERVTDSDLRSIQSSVVQVKHISNHQGETLERLVQEKLPKRGVQTPKERAKKIRRVCKCTHKHRHKRNEESVTATHQPASSVAAGLPRQHFVHTLEAGLR